The Pseudanabaena sp. ABRG5-3 genome includes the window AAACATTCCATTTGTCTAGGACAAATGGAATGTTTAGAAATTATTTAGTCAGCGCAGCATCCAAAACTTTGGTATAGGCGATTTTATCGGTATTATTGCGATGTTGAGCGAGAATTTTGCCAGTGGCAGGATCGACAATGGTGAGGGAACCAGTTTGAGTTTTATTCTCCGCCAAAAATTTGCTCAGTCCTAGCTCTTGCGCCTTTGCTTCGGCGGCGGCTGTAGTGGATTTGTCCGATACATCTAGCACCACAAATTCAACCTTGCCCTCATATTCTTTCTTCAGTTCAGAGACGGTTGGGGCAATATTTTGGCATTTTGAACACCAACTCGCATAGACATCAATCACGACGGGCTTACCTTGCAGCTTTTGCGCTAAAGGTGCGCCAATAGAAGCGGCAGAGGCAGATTTAGCGGCACAAGGATCGGCTTTTTTAGCGGCACAAGGATCGGCTTTTTTAGCGGCACAAGGATCGGGCTTAGTTGCGGTAGTGGTGGTGCTGGCAGTATTTTTGGGCGCTTCAGGCGTAGCGCAACCAATAAACACGCCTGTACTCAAGAGCGCGATCGCTGCTAATGAAGCCAGATACTTAATTTTCATGTAGTTCTTTCCTGTTTAGAATATCGTTAGGTAAAAGTAAATGGATTGAGAGTAAGCGAAAACGCCTTATCTTTTAGCTAAGGCTGCATCTAAGACCTTGGTATAGGTAGCTTTATTGGCATTGTTGCGATGTTGTGACAAGATTTTGCCCGTGGATGGATCGACAATAGTTAACGAACCTGTTTGCGTCTTATTGGCAGCAAAGAAACTACCAAGTCCTAGCTCCTTGGCGATCGCCTCTGATTGAGCCGTGGTTGCTCTATCAGATACATCTAGCACCACGAAATTAACCTTGCCCGCATATTGTTGTTTTAATTGGGAAATAGTTGGCGCAATATTTTTGCAAGCAGAACACCAACTAGCATAAATATCAACCACAACGGGCTTGCCTTGTAACTTCTTAGCAAGAGCGCCGCCGACAGAATTTGATTGGGCATGGGCGGATTCACCTGCGATCGCCTCAGACAGAGATTGTTGAGATTCTGGCTTTACTAGAGCGATCGCTGTGCCAACGGTTAACAAGACTATCGCCGCCAAAGTTGGCAAATACTTAACTTTCATGGAAATTGCTCAGATGAAATATGGGACTGGATTAAAGACTGAATTTATTAAAGTTGTCAAAAATGAGTGTCAGATGAGGAGTAGATGGATATTACATAAAGCTTGCAGACAATTACAGCACTTTGCGCTGTATCGTAATTTTCGGCAATCGCGATCAATGTCACGGTGGTAACGGTAAATTAGTAGTTAGAACCAACAGCAAAAGCAAAACTAGATATGTTTGATGAAATCGCCGATAAATTTGAGGCGGCTTGGAAAAAGTTACGCGGACAGGACAAAATCTCGGACTCTAATATACAGGGCGCGATTCGTGAAGTACGCAGGGCGCTATTAGAGGCAGATGTCAACTTACAGGTTGTCAAAGAATTTGTCGAAGAAATCTCCAAACAGGCTCAAGGGGCTGATGTGATCGCAGGTGTGCGCCCCGATCAGCAATTTATCAAGATCGTCTATGACGAATTGGTAAAGACAATGGGCGAGGCAAATGTGCCACTTGCCGAAGCCGCTAATGCGCCTACGGTAATCTTGATGGCAGGTTTGCAGGGTACGGGTAAAACAACTGCAACAGCAAAATTAGCTTTACATTTACGCAAACTAGAGCGCACGGCTTTACTGGTGGCGACTGACGTATATCGTCCTGCGGCGATCGATCAGTTGCTCACCCTTGGTAAGCAAATTAATGTGCCAGTCTTTGAAATGGGTGCTGATGCCGACCCTGTAGAGATTGCTAAGCAAGGTTTAGCCAAGGCGAAGGAACTAGGCGTGAATACCGTGATCGTCGATACGGCTGGACGCTTGCAGATTGATCGCGACATGATGGATGAACTCAAGCGCGTCAAGGATGCGATCAAACCCGATGAAGTGCTACTCGTTGTCGATGCGATGACAGGACAAGAGGCGGCGACCTTGACCCGCACTTTCCATGATGAGATCGGCGTTACAGGCGCAATTCTCACCAAAATGGATGGCGATACTCGCGGTGGCGCAGCACTATCGGTGCGACAGATTTCGGGACAGCCGATTAAATTCATCGGTGTGGGCGAAAAGGTGGAAGCACTGCAACCCTTCTATCCTGAGCGCATGGCTTCGCGAATTTTGGGCATGGGCGATGTGCTGACGTTGGTGGAGAAGGCGCAGGAAGAAATTGACATTACCGATGCTGCGAAACTTCAAGAAAAGATTCTGAGCGCTAAGTTCGACTTTGACGACTTCCTGAAGAACACCCGCATGATGAAAAACATGGGTTCCTTTGGCGGAATGTTGAAGATGCTGCCCGGAATGAAAATCAATGACGCGCAAATTCAAGAAGCAGAAAAGCAACTCAAGCGTTGTGAGTCAATGATTGCGTCAATGACGAAGCAGGAGCGCAAAGATCCTGATCTTATTGCCAAGAGTCCTAGCCGTAAACAACGGATTGCCAATGGTTCGGGGTACAAGCTTCAGGATGTGACGAAGCTGGTTGCGGATTTCCAGAAGATGAGAGCTTTGATGCAGCAAATGGGACAGGGCAAGATGCCCAACTTCCCAGGTATGCCAAATATGGGCGGCGGCTTCCCAGGTATGGGAGGAAATCAAGCACCATCAGGTAATCCTGCCTATGGCAAGAAGAAGAAAAAGAAAAAGGGATTTGGCGAATTGTAAGGCTGATTTCTCAAGGTGATGTAGAGGCAATTCATGAATTACCTCTACATTCCTAAAGATACAATCTTGAATAAAGGAGAAGTAAATGACACAATCAATTGCTACACCATCAGCAGAGCGAGTCAGTTTGTATGATCGCGATCTCGATTTATGGTTAGAGATAGCGATCGCGCAGTTGAAAGCTGGCGATTTCAATAATCTTGATGTTGAGAACTTAATCGAGGAGTTAGAAGGTTTGTCGGGCAGTCATAAACGTGAAGTCGAGACCAGACTCAAAAGGTTAATCGAACATATTCTAAAACGCTGCTATGTCGATATGCCTGACTGTTTTAGAGGATGGGAAGTCACGATCATTAACCAACGCGATGAACTTAAAAAACTTCTAAAGCAATCTCCCAGCCTCAAACGACACTTCATGCATTCCTTTGATGATTCGTTTGCTACTGCTCTAGAGATAGTAAGAGTTGAATATGATACAGATTTTCCTGATACATGGCAGTTTAGCTGTGATCTTGACATGGTGCTGAGTGCTAAGTTTTGGGAATCTTAAACAACCTAAATCGCCAAACTAAATCGCCAAATAAGTGCAAGTGAATACAGTATTAACAGTCTTAAAATTAGCAAGTCTCGAACAAGCCATCCAAAGTAGCCGCCAAGAAAATTAAAGCACCATCACTGGGTGGCTAATCGATTAATTTCGAGATTGAAATTTAATTCAAAATTATTAATTGAGTAGGTTGAATCAATTGCTATGGGTAAAATGAAAGATGATCGGGAGTCAGCACCTGCTTTATATGCGCTCCTAGATTTGAGAGAGAAACTAAAAGAGTTACAAGAACTTAGTCCCGAAGTTGAGTTAAATCTAAAAAAGACTTTTCAGCTTCTTGTTACAAAGCCTAACAGCTACAACAGATATCCTGAAATTATCAGGGCAGGTGTAGAATCTCCAACTTGGAGGGAATATAGTGAGCATCCTTACCCTCGTGAGTATGGCACTGGTCGGCTAATGTGGGATGGGTTCTGAAACGTCCATTTCATGCCGACAAAAAAGACGCAAATACGTCGATCCCGATTTAGCTGACCAGTGCCCGTGAGTATATTTGTTTATGGTGTAAAGAAAAGTGGACTATAAGAAATAGTGACATTAAGCATCAATCGAATTGTCCAAATTCTTGCAATGTCAATACGATCTGAAATTTAGATCTAATGCTACATAAAAAGATTTAGCTACGCTCAAGTTTATTGAGGCTATAGGCAATCAATAATTTAAATTCTAAGAGACCAATCACCAATCACCAATTACCAATTACCAAATAAAAAATGCAACCAAAAATTATTATTCATGGCGGTGCTGGTAGTACTGTCGAAAGTAAAGGCGGCTATGAACCTGTCCGCAAATCTCTGTTTGCCGTTCTGGAAACTGTTTATCCGATGTTACTCGATGGCGCGAAGGCGATCGATGCGGTGGTCAAGGCTTGTCAAATGCTCGAAGATGATCCACGATTTAATGCGGGGACTGGCTCAGTATTGCAGTCCGATGGTCAAATCCGCATGAGTGCTTCGATTATGGATGGCGATCGCCAAAGTTTTAGTGGTGTCATCAATACCGCAAGAGTGAAAAATCCCATTGATCTTGCTAAGCACCTGCAAACTAGCGACGATCGCGTTCTTTCTGATTACGGCTCGGCGGAACTCACTCGCGAATTGGGCATCCCGATTTACAATCCCCTCACCGATGAACGCCTTGCGGAATGGGTGGAGGAGCGCAAAACCAACTTCACCCGCAAAATGGCAGATGTGGCAATGGGAACAATCGGTGCAGTAGTTCTCGATCAATATGGCAGTATTGCGGTTGGGACATCAACGGGCGGACGTGGTTTTGAACGCATCGGTCGAGTCAGCGACTCGGCAACGCCTGCGGGGAATTACGCTACCAAGTTCGCAGGTGTAAGCTGTACAGGTGTCGGTGAAGACATTCTCGACGAAGGCTTTGCAACTAGAGTGGTGGTGCGTGTTACTGATGGCATGACCCTTCAGCAGGCGGTCGAGAAATCGATTAATGAGGCGAAAGGTCGCGATCGCGATTTTGGTGCAATCTGCCTCGATGCGACTGGGGCGATCGCATGGGGCAAAACCTGTCCCGTATTGTTTGCTGCATATCACGATGGCGAAAAGATGCAAGATACACTATAAGTATCACTAGTTTTTTAGAGTTTTAGGCTCTGAAAAACTAGTTTTGATTTTGTCGCGATTAATTCAAGATGAGCTAAGCTCTTCAAGAGGCATGAACTGAAAATTTATGAAAGATGTAATCGTGATCGGCGCAGGGATGGCAGGCTTAATCTGCGCTCAAAAACTCAAGCAAGCAGGACTAGATGTCACCATTGTGGAGAAATCCGCAGGTGTGGGTGGAAGGATGGCAACTAGACGTTTGCAAGGTACTTGGGTCGATCATGGCGCACAACTTATTTCCGTAAAAAGTGACAGTTTCGGTAGGTTTATTCGCAAACTGACAGAAAAGCACATTGTGCAAGAGTGGACTCGCGATGTCTATCAGCTTTCTGCCTCAGGTTTATTTCCGCCCGATGCGGATAATCGGCATACACGCTATTGCTGTCCTATGGGCATGACGGCGATCGCTAAATATCTTGGTAGTGAACTGGCGATAATTAACAATACCCGCATTATTGGGGTAAATCACAAGGAGGCAAAATGGCAATTAGTAACCGATCGCCAAGATATCCTTGAGACCAAAGCGATCGTTTCCACCATCCCTGCACCACAGTTTTTGCCATTATTTGAAGAAGTTCTTGCTCCAGCACCAAGCTTCTTGCAAGCCCTACAGTCTGTCAAATTTGCCCCTAGTGTAACGATCATGGCGGGCTATAACGCTAGTAACTCTGTGCCTGTAGAGTGGCAAGCAATTCGATGTGTTAATGATCCCATTCTGGACTGGATTAGCTACGACAGCAGCAAACATGTCGAAAAAGCAGTACAGCCAGTTTTTGTTTTGCAAAGTACTGCCGAATTTGCTAAGCAATCGATGGAAGAGCCAGATCTAGAAATTGCGGGCAAACCCTTGCTGAATCAAGCAGGTAAATTATTAGCAAAATGGCTAGCTAGTCCTGAATGGTGGCAAGTACATCGTTGGCGCTATGCGATCGCCGAAGAATCTTTGGGGGTTTCTTGTCTATCTACATCAATTCCCTTGTCCCTAGTCTGTGCAGGGGACTGGTGTGCTGGCAAAAATATTGAAGCTGCCTATCATTCAGGACTTGCGGCGGCTGAGTCAGCGATCGAGTTGCTAAAATAAAACCCAAAATTGTTTCGGTGGGCAAAGCCCACCGAAACAATTTTGGGTTTTATTCCTATGCAAGAAGAGAGTGATGGCACTTTAACATAGGCGATGACAGCTATAAGCAAATATAAGCAAAGCAAAGTTGGGATCAAATCATAACTTTACCTTGCTAAATCATTGACAATTGATGTGATCTTTTGAGATGATTGATGATTGTGAGATTTTATTGAGCAGCAAGACTCTTGGCTAATGTAATTGTTATTGGGGCACAGTGGGGTGACGAAGGTAAAGGCAAAATCACCGATTTGCTGAGCCGCTCCGCAGATGTCGTTGTTCGCTATCAAGGCGGTAATAATGCAGGACATACGGTCGTCGTCAACGATCGCACCTTTAAGCTACACCTGATTCCTTCGGGAATCCTGTATCCCAAAACGGAATGTATCATTGCCAGTGGCACAGTGATCGATCCGAAGGTGCTTCTTGAAGAAGTGGATCGACTCAAAGATTTGGGTATATCGACGGACAACCTATTCATTGCCGAAACCGCCCATGTCACCATGCCGTACCATCGTGTGCTAGATCGCGCCTCAGAGGATCAGCGAGCTGAACACAAAATTGGGACAACAGGGCGTGGTATCGGTCCAACCTACGCGGACAAATCCGAGCGGGTTGGCATTCGGATGATTGATTTAATGGACGAAAAGCGCCTAGCGAAAAAGCTACGTTGGGCGATCGAGCAGAAAAACATTGTTTTACAAAAGCTTTATAATTTAGAACCGCTCGATGCTGACGCGATTATTGAAGAATATCGTGGTTATGCTGAGCGTTTACGCCCCCACGTAGTTGATGCTTCATTAAAAATTGATGCTGCCATCAATGAGCGTCGCAATATTTTGTTTGAAGGCGCACAGGGTACATTGCTGGATCTCGATCATGGCACATATCCCTATGTCACTTCATCAAATCCCGTTGCAGGCGGTGCTTGTATCGGCGCAGGTGTGGGACCAACCTGCATCGATCGCGTCATTGGTGTTGCCAAGGCATACACAACTCGCGTAGGCGAAGGCCCATTCCCCACCGAGTTACATGACGAGATTGGCAATCAGATCGGTGAACGTGGAGCCGAATTTGGTACAACTACAGGACGTAAGCGCCGTTGTGGTTGGTTTGATGGCGTAATCGGTCGTTATGCGGTTCGCATTAATGGTCTTGATTGTCTTGCTGTCACCAAACTTGACGTACTCGATGATCTCGATGAAATCAAAGTTTGTACCGCCTACGAACTCGATGGCAAGGTGGTTCGTGACTTCCCCAGCGATGCCCGTGCCTTTGCTAGAGCGATTCCTATCTATGAAACCTTACCAGGTTGGAAGCGATCGACTAGCGAATGTAAAACCGTTGACGAGTTACCCCAAGAAGCTAAGGAATATCTCAAGTTCCTTTCTGATTTAACGGGTACTCCGATCGCCATTATCTCTCTAGGCGCAAGCCGAGGACAAACCATTATCGTCGAAGATCCAATTCATGGACCCAAGCGTGGTTTGTTGAGAAATTAAAACTAAGCAATCATAAATTACCAAAATGCAATTACAAATTAACGCCTCTACTCGTACCCTATCCAACAATCGTACCCTCCGTCGCAATGGTCAAATTCCTGCGACTGTATATGGACATAAAGGTGCTGATTCGATCTCAATTACTTTAGATGCTAAAGAAGCAACTACTCTGTTACGTGAAGCAACGATTAATAACACATTGATCGAAGTAAATGTAACTGATGGCGACTTTAAAGGTAAAACACTATTGCGTGAAGTCCAAAACCATCCTTACAAAAACTCTATTTATCACCTCAGCTTTTTTGCGATCGAGTCGCAATCGAAGATTGAAGTAGATATTCCTCTCCACTTTGTTGGCGTACCTGTTGGCGTAAAAGTTGGTGGTGGTTCCGTTGATACCATCAAGAACTATGTACGTGTATCTTGCGCCCCTAATAATGTGCCTGAAAGCTTTGAGCTAGATATTACTTCTCTCGAAATTGGTAAGGGTATTCATGTTAGCGAAATTCCTTATCCTGAAGGTGTTAAGCCAGTAACCGAAGGTACTGCTCTCGTAGTTACTATTCTCAAGAAATAAAATCGCAAAGCAATTTGCGTATAAAAAAGGGGGCGCATTGCGCCCCCTTTTTTATACGAGAATAATGTGCCGATCGCGATCAACTTTGAGCCAACCCTCATCTTGCAATAACTTCATTGCTCTGGTGACGGTGACGCGAGTACTGCTAATAGCACTAGCAAGATGCTGGTGAGTGAGGCGTACAGTGAGACGAGTACCGCTTTCAACGGGAATACCAACCTCCTGTTTGAGCAACAGTAATATTTGCCGCAGTCGCTCCTCCACCCGTTTATTACTGACTAGTGCTAACAAGGCTTCGGTCTGCTGAAGACGACGATTGAGATGTTGCAAAATTCCTTGATAAAGCTGTGGAGATTGCTCCAGCTCAGTAAGGGTAAACCGCATCAAGTCCACATCGGATAGGGCGATCGCCTGATATGGTTCCAGATTGGTGAGGGGTAAACCAAAGGGCATAGCTTGTACGGCAAATCCAACCAGCACTTCATCACCTGAAGGATGCAGAGTATTTAGTTGCACGACTCCACGACAAACTACCCATACTTCATGGGAGTACATAGGAATAATTTGTCCACTTTTGTAAGTGTGCATGGTGCGACCGCGATAAATTTCTTCGAGCGATCGCCGCCAATCAATTACAGAAGTTTTGGAATTAAGATCGAAATTAGAAAACGTGTATGTCATATCAGCGTGAGGTAGACATTAATGATCCTATGTGTTTCTCGACACTCTCAGGTTAAGCTCAGTTTATCAAATCAATAAATTCTTCTTAAATACATATTTTGAGGATTTTTTCTTTTAAAAATCATACCTTGGAGCTACTTACCAAAGATTTCATCTGCCATAGGTCAGAGATTCATAACAATTATAAAACTCCAAAAGTAAAGAAGCGGTGCTTATGCACCGCTTCTTTACTTTTGGAGTTGGGGATTACTTGATAACTTCATTGCGATCGCTATCTCGCCAAGGGGTTTCCGCAAAGCTGGGACTCGGAGACTTGGGCAAGCCCCACTTAGCCACTAAATTTTGCAGTACATTGTCTTGTGATCGGTGGAAATCGTCGATATTTCCCTCACCACGATTGACGATCGCAAACCAAATGGGCCCATGCTGCTGGGTTTGCACCACCCCTGCTAAAGCACTGACATCAGATAAAGTCCCTGTCTTGACAATTGATCCCTTTGGCATTTTACGTCCCTCGATCGTGCCGCAGTTGCACTCACTAATTGGGAACAGATCCGCAAGGGTTAAGCCTTCGACTTGGGCGCGGTTATGTACTGCCATCAGCACTGCAACTACCGCACGAGGAGAAATTTGATTAGCTTGTCCCAAGCCTGAGCCATTAACTAAGTTAATTTCTGATATGGGTATCTCTGTAGCATTTGCGGCGATCGCCGCTACTTGTCTACCGCCACCTAATTGAGAGGCAAGCATCTCCGCCATCTCGTTATTACTAAAGGTATTCATGCGTTTGAGGATTTGCCAAAGAGGTAATGACGCATGACGAATTAATAACTTGCTAGAGATATTAGTGGAGGCAAGACTGGGGACAGTCCGCGCATTGCCAAGAATTACCAATTGTGGTTTTGGCGTTCCCGCAGGCATCGTTGCATATTGCGCAGCAACTTCTCCTTCCCATCGGCTGCTATCAAAGGCTAGGCGCAAAAAATTCGCCGCCTTTACCAAGTCAGTTTCAAAATTCATGGCAAATCTGCCTGTAACGATCAGATTGCCTTGAATGCGTTTGATTCCCAATTGGTTAATCTTATTTGCCAAAGCGATCGCTTCTTCCCACACAAAAAATGGATCGCCACCACCTTCAATGATCAAATCACCTTTGAGCGTATCGCCAACTAGATTTCCCGTTGTGCTGATGTTAGTAATAAAGCGATAGTTCGATCCCCATGTTTGCAATGAGGCAAGGGTTGTGACGATTTTTGTTAGCGATGCTGAGGGTAGAGGGCGATTTGATAAATTTCCTGAAGCGATGATCCCATCATGGGACTGAATCCATGCACCTTGGGCAGGATTGGTCAGTCCTAATTGTTTGAGTTCATTGAGCATATTCGCGATCGACTGTTTAGCCACAGGATCAGGCGTAGTATTCGCACTTACCTCTGAGGCTAGGACAGGACGGGTGGCATAGCTCATTAGCGATCGGGGTACTGTGGCGACCGCACGACCATCGAGAGCTTGGGTCGAAACCGACAATAGTAAAGCGCCAACTAAACTCCACATAGTCATAAAGAAAACCAAAATTAGATTTGTGCTTGTTGCAGCAAAGCTAGTATAGCTGTCGTCGCTTATATATTAGGTGTATATAGCGCCTTTCAAGCAAATAAGGTACAGGTTTGTTTCCCCGCCTTCGGCGGGGAAACAAACCCTCTGTACTTCACTAGACTGGAAAACGCTATAGCGCACCATCCACCTAATTAAACATAGCTGTTTCGAGTTGCTGCATCGCAATTTCTAAGTCGTCATTGACAATGGTGATGTCAAATTCATTGGCAGCCGCTATTTCCAGTTTGGCATGGTGTAAGCGTTTAATAACTTGTTCATCACTATCAGTACTACGTTGGCGCAACCGACTTTCGAGAACTTCCATTGATGGTGGCGCAATAAAAATTCGCTTGGCACTGGGAAATGATTGGGCAACCTGTCGCGCCCCTGCGAGTTCAATTTCTAAGAGAACAATTTGCCCTAAAGCGATCGCCTGATCGATGGCTGGCTTGGGAGTACCGTAGAGATTGCCTGCATATTCAGCCCATTCGAGAAATTCACCAGCATCTCGCTTTTGTTCAAACTCATCACGGCTCCAAAAAAAATATTCCCTACCATGTTCTTCCCCTGCGCGGGGTGATCGTGTAGTTGCAGAGATAGAAAAGAGAATGCGATCGGGATAGCGTTCTAGTAATTTTTGTAAGAGTGTGCCTTTACCGACTCCACTGGGACCCGTGACAACAATGAGTTTGCCTTCGCCTAATTGACCTTCGCTCAACGTTTCGTAAATTCCTGTAATGTTATTTAAATCATTTTAGATGACAGAGCCTTATGCGCTGTCATCATAACTAAGATATTTTATTGATATTTATTAAAAGTGCTACTTAAATATCTTATAGAGGTTTGCAAATGAGTATGTATACACTCATTTGCAAACTAAAAATCAATTCTAATCAGAGTTTTCGGGTTGCATTTTGCCATAGGCAAAATGCAACCCGCTATATGCTTATTTTGGGCATAAATTGCTGTAAATACTTGAGATTAAGCGAAATTAAGGCTCCTCAACTATTAAGGAGCCTTAGTTTCGTTTAATCCGTTGCGCCTTCTTTACTAATTACAAAGCGATTGGCAACGGTTTCAGGTTGAATTGCGGATAAAACGACATGACTAGAATCGGTGACAATTACAGCTCTAGTCCGCCTACCATAGGTTGCATCAACCAACTTACCGTGCTCACGCGCGTCGCTAATAATACGCTTAATCGGGGCAGATTCAGGACTAACGATCGCCACAACTCGGTTCGCGGAAACAATATTGCCAAAGCCAATGTTGATGAGCTTGATATCCATAATTTTATCGACCTAAAATCGATTTAGAGGTAATGTAGCTTCATTTTTGCAAGTATTATTGCATTGTCCTACAAAAATCGACCAGCTACGATATATTTTGTCATGTATAGCAACTATACAGATTGTCACCAGATTAGGAACATATACTTAGTAATTTTTTTATGGCAGATGACAAATGAGTAAATACTTATTTGTGATTGATGTGATCAAGTAGTTCTGTATAGTTAAAGCCCAAAATCGGAGCTTGGATCGCCCACTACGCAAACGATATAAGCTGCTAGGACTGAAGCCTACTTATACTTAGCTACTTATTTATGAAATGAACAAATAAATTAGTTGCAGTATAGGTTGAGGAGCTTTTGTTTGATGGTGGGTAAAATAGATTCCCCTATAAATTCACAATAAGCTTTCTTAAATTTATTATCGAGAATCATTATAAATCTATTTCTTTGATCTAAACTCGAAATTCTAGAACCTCGGTTGTGGTGATAACGAAATTCACATCACCGCGATAGAGATTTTGTCATTTTAGAACGAAAAGATTATGTCAGATACGATCGCACCTTCTTCTGTTAGAGATGTCGTGATAATTGGTTCAGGTCCCGCAGGCTATACTGCTGCCATCTATGCTGGACGTGCCAATCTTCATCCACTAGTATTTGAGGGATTTCAAAAGGGGGGGATT containing:
- the gmk gene encoding guanylate kinase, producing MSEGQLGEGKLIVVTGPSGVGKGTLLQKLLERYPDRILFSISATTRSPRAGEEHGREYFFWSRDEFEQKRDAGEFLEWAEYAGNLYGTPKPAIDQAIALGQIVLLEIELAGARQVAQSFPSAKRIFIAPPSMEVLESRLRQRSTDSDEQVIKRLHHAKLEIAAANEFDITIVNDDLEIAMQQLETAMFN
- the remA gene encoding extracellular matrix/biofilm regulator RemA → MDIKLINIGFGNIVSANRVVAIVSPESAPIKRIISDAREHGKLVDATYGRRTRAVIVTDSSHVVLSAIQPETVANRFVISKEGATD